CCCTCGTCAGCCTTCACGCCCAAGATCGATCTTCTATGCACCAATCAAGATCGTGATCAAGGCGATGCAGGAAGTCGAAGAGGAACCTGGGGCGTCGAGACGGACCGGACTGCCGAAAAGGATTTGAATGGTAGACGATCAGACGCGGGTTATCGGGGTTGATGTAGCGCGCGCCGCTGCAGTGTTCGGCATGGTGGTGGTCAACTTCAAGACCGTCATGGTTGTCGAATCTGCTGGGCCCGACTGGCTGGTGTGGATGACAGGGCTACTCGACGGACGGGCCGCCGCAACGTTCGTTGTGCTGGCAGGCGTAGGCATCTCCCTCCACCATATCGATTCCCA
This genomic interval from Longimicrobiales bacterium contains the following:
- a CDS encoding heparan-alpha-glucosaminide N-acetyltransferase domain-containing protein, with translation MVDDQTRVIGVDVARAAAVFGMVVVNFKTVMVVESAGPDWLVWMTGLLDGRAAATFVVLAGVGISLHHIDSHRC